A single genomic interval of Orcinus orca chromosome 19, mOrcOrc1.1, whole genome shotgun sequence harbors:
- the SP6 gene encoding transcription factor Sp6 translates to MLTAVCGSLGSQHSDAPPASPPRLDLQPLQTYQGHTIPEAGDYPSPLQPGELQSLPLGPEVDFSQGYELPGASSRVTCEDLESDSPLAPGPFSKLLQPDMSHHYESWFRPTHPGTEDGSWWDLHPGTSWMDLPHTQGALTSPGHPGALQAGLGGYVGDHQLCAQPPHPHSHHLLPAAGGQHLLGPPDGAKALEAAAPESQGLDTSLDGAARPKGSRRSVPRSSGQTVCRCPNCLEAERLGTPCGPDGGKKKHLHNCHIPGCGKAYAKTSHLKAHLRWHSGDRPFVCNWLFCGKRFTRSDELQRHLQTHTGTKKFPCAVCSRVFMRSDHLAKHMKTHEGAKEEAAGAAAGEGKAGGAEPPGGKGKREAEGSAAPSN, encoded by the coding sequence ATGCTAACCGCCGTCTGTGGCTCTCTGGGCAGCCAGCACTCGGACGCGCCTCCCGCCTCCCCGCCGCGCCTCGACCTGCAGCCTCTCCAAACATACCAGGGCCACACGATCCCGGAGGCTGGGGACTACCCCTCCCCGCTGCAGCCTGGAGAGCTGCAGAGCCTCCCGCTGGGCCCAGAGGTGGACTTCTCACAGGGCTATGAGCTGCCGGGGGCCTCCTCTCGGGTAACCTGCGAGGACCTGGAAAGCGACAGTCCCTTGGCCCCGGGACCCTTTTCCAAGCTCCTGCAGCCGGACATGTCACACCATTATGAATCGTGGTTCCGGCCGACACACCCAGGCACCGAGGATGGCTCGTGGTGGGACCTTCATCCGGGTACCAGCTGGATGGACCTCCCCCACACTCAGGGCGCGCTGACCTCACCTGGCCACCCCGGAGCGCTTCAGGCTGGCTTGGGGGGCTACGTCGGAGACCACCAGCTTTGTGCCCAGCCGCCCCACCCACACTCGCACCATCTCCTCCCAGCCGCCGGAGGGCAGCACCTCCTCGGGCCTCCCGACGGGGCGAAGGCCTTGGAAGCAGCCGCCCCTGAATCCCAGGGGCTGGATACCAGTCTGGATGGGGCGGCCCGGCCCAAAGGCTCCCGGCGGTCAGTACCCCGCAGCTCAGGCCAGACCGTGTGCCGCTGCCCCAACTGCCTGGAGGCGGAGCGACTGGGGACTCCGTGCGGGCCCGATGGGGGCAAGAAGAAGCATTTGCACAATTGCCACATCCCGGGCTGTGGGAAAGCCTACGCCAAGACATCGCACCTGAAGGCACACCTGCGCTGGCACAGCGGCGACCGCCCCTTCGTGTGCAACTGGCTCTTCTGCGGCAAGCGCTTCACGCGCTCCGACGAGCTGCAGCGCCACCTCCAGACCCACACCGGCACCAAGAAGTTCCCCTGTGCAGTCTGCAGCCGAGTCTTCATGCGCAGCGACCACCTGGCCAAACACATGAAAACCCACGAGGGCGCCAAAGAGGAGGCTGCCGGGGCGGCGGCGGGAGAGGGCAAGGCCGGCGGAGCGGAGCCCCCCGGGGGCAAAGGCAAGCGCGAGGCCGAGGGCAGTGCGGCTCCCTCCAACTGA